A genome region from Deltaproteobacteria bacterium includes the following:
- a CDS encoding ArgR family transcriptional regulator produces MWREELIKLIDQGVFKTQGELVSALKSAGYDVNQASVSRELKSREVHKVDGIYVCDSGSLPPNVPVTDAQATQSGPMVVLKTIPASAPMLAQFIDDAQLAGVLGTLAGNDTVFVACADEHGARILAGWLKRDIPGLIRRRSA; encoded by the coding sequence ATGTGGCGAGAAGAACTTATAAAGCTCATTGATCAAGGCGTCTTTAAGACCCAGGGTGAGCTGGTTTCTGCTTTAAAATCAGCAGGTTACGATGTGAATCAGGCCTCGGTTTCACGAGAATTAAAATCTCGTGAAGTGCATAAAGTTGATGGCATCTATGTCTGCGACAGTGGCTCTTTGCCGCCAAACGTTCCCGTTACGGACGCTCAAGCGACGCAAAGTGGACCCATGGTCGTTCTTAAAACGATTCCGGCTTCTGCTCCGATGTTGGCGCAATTTATTGATGACGCCCAACTTGCGGGTGTGCTCGGTACCTTGGCAGGCAATGACACGGTTTTTGTAGCCTGCGCCGATGAGCATGGAGCCCGTATCCTGGCTGGTTGGCTCAAGCGCGACATCCCAGGCTTGATACGCCGCCGCAGTGCCTAA